Proteins encoded together in one Thermophilibacter immobilis window:
- the tsaE gene encoding tRNA (adenosine(37)-N6)-threonylcarbamoyltransferase complex ATPase subunit type 1 TsaE, producing MSELRLKTASQPQTVALGRMLGGLLVPGDVLVLTGDLGAGKTQLTKGIAAGLGVQADVTSPTFTIEMVYEGTSMPLYHFDLYRLDDPEQLEDTGLFDVLDADGVCAIEWGEQFADQIGPARLDVYVTRLDDEAAPGEEPPREVRLVAHDARGEELVAALRAAQVR from the coding sequence ATGAGCGAGCTGCGCCTCAAGACGGCCTCCCAGCCCCAGACGGTCGCGCTGGGGCGCATGCTCGGGGGCCTCTTGGTCCCTGGTGACGTGCTCGTGCTGACGGGTGACTTGGGGGCCGGAAAGACCCAGCTCACCAAGGGCATCGCGGCGGGCCTGGGCGTTCAGGCCGACGTGACGAGCCCCACCTTCACGATCGAGATGGTCTATGAGGGAACGAGCATGCCGCTCTATCACTTTGACCTCTACCGACTGGACGACCCAGAACAGCTCGAGGACACGGGCCTCTTCGACGTCCTCGACGCCGACGGTGTCTGCGCCATAGAGTGGGGCGAGCAGTTCGCCGACCAGATCGGCCCTGCGCGCCTGGACGTCTACGTGACGCGCCTCGACGATGAGGCCGCTCCCGGCGAGGAGCCCCCGCGCGAGGTTCGCCTGGTCGCGCATGACGCACGCGGCGAGGAACTCGTGGCCGCCCTGCGTGCGGCCCAAGTCAGGTAG
- a CDS encoding amino acid ABC transporter ATP-binding protein: MTQNTHDVANAGDEGVTANTQPIVRIEGLRKSFGDNVVLRDIDFEVMAGQVVTIIGASGSGKSTLLRCINLLETPDAGHVWFHGSDLAAERVDVNRLREKIGMVFQGFNLFNNMNVLDNCTLAPVTLKKAGKAEAERVALGHLETVGLADFARADVNTLSGGQKQRVAIARALCMNPDLMLFDEPTSALDPEIVGEVLEVMRDLAARGMTMVVVTHEMAFAKEVSDQVVFMDQGVIAEQGTPAKLFSAPEQPRTREFLSRYLEG, translated from the coding sequence ATGACTCAGAACACACACGACGTCGCCAACGCCGGCGACGAGGGTGTCACTGCGAACACCCAGCCCATCGTCCGCATCGAGGGGCTGCGCAAGTCCTTTGGCGACAACGTGGTCCTGCGCGACATCGACTTCGAGGTCATGGCCGGCCAGGTGGTCACCATCATCGGTGCCTCCGGCTCCGGCAAGTCGACGCTTCTGCGCTGCATCAACCTCCTCGAGACGCCCGATGCGGGCCACGTGTGGTTCCACGGCAGCGATCTCGCCGCCGAGCGCGTAGACGTCAACCGGCTGCGCGAGAAGATTGGCATGGTCTTCCAGGGCTTCAACCTCTTCAACAACATGAATGTTCTCGATAACTGCACGCTCGCGCCCGTGACCCTCAAGAAGGCGGGCAAGGCAGAGGCCGAGCGTGTGGCGCTCGGGCACCTGGAGACGGTGGGACTCGCCGACTTTGCGCGTGCGGACGTGAATACGCTCTCGGGCGGTCAGAAGCAGCGCGTGGCCATCGCACGGGCCCTGTGCATGAACCCCGACCTCATGCTCTTCGACGAGCCCACGAGCGCGCTCGACCCGGAGATTGTGGGGGAGGTTCTCGAGGTCATGCGCGATCTGGCCGCACGGGGCATGACGATGGTTGTGGTCACCCATGAGATGGCCTTCGCCAAGGAAGTCTCCGACCAGGTCGTCTTCATGGACCAGGGCGTCATTGCCGAGCAGGGCACGCCCGCCAAACTCTTCTCGGCACCCGAGCAGCCGCGCACGCGCGAGTTCCTCTCCCGTTATCTGGAGGGATAG
- a CDS encoding NAD(+) synthase — protein MQDGFVKVCAVTPEVRVADVRFNVDACVEAVNEACTGEGAMVVVLPELALTAYTCEDLFWQDALLDAVERGLADFAARTSDLDALLLVGLPVRVNAKLYNCCAVLSAGTILGVVPKRHLPTYNEFYEGRHFVAGTTDVVGIDLAGQLDVPFGMRQLFACEELSELVVAVEICEDLWVPEPPSIAHAQAGATLVCNLSASNELVGKADYRRSLVCGQSARLVCGYAYASSGAGESTQDLVFSGHDLVAENGRLLAEGASFQEGRAVSELDVRQLVAERRRMSTFETAASAVQRGYHVSRFSLDVRETRLTRWVDPHPFVPADAARRAERCEDVLAIQAHGLAKRLAHTHARRAVVGVSGGLDSTLALLVAARAFDLLDLDRSGIIAVTMPGFGTTDRTHDNACSLSDALDVDLREVNIADAVRQHFSDIGHDEAVHDVTYENAQARERTQVLMDLANQEGGFVIGTGDLSELALGWATYNGDHMSMYAVNASVPKTLVRHLVRYVADTCGEEETSEVLYDVLDTPVSPELLPASGDGTISQRTEDLVGPYELHDFFLYEVLRHGASPRKVYRLACHALGQIYDDETILSWLKVFYRRFFSQQFKRSCLPDGPKVGSVAVSPRGDLRMPSDACATLWLAELEEL, from the coding sequence ATGCAGGACGGATTCGTGAAGGTCTGCGCCGTGACGCCTGAGGTGCGCGTGGCCGACGTGCGGTTTAATGTGGACGCCTGCGTGGAGGCGGTCAACGAGGCGTGCACCGGCGAGGGGGCCATGGTCGTGGTCCTGCCCGAGCTGGCCCTCACGGCTTACACCTGCGAGGACCTCTTCTGGCAGGACGCCCTGCTCGACGCGGTCGAGCGCGGCCTCGCCGACTTCGCCGCGCGCACGTCCGATCTCGACGCCCTCCTGCTCGTGGGCCTTCCGGTTCGCGTGAACGCCAAGCTCTACAACTGCTGCGCCGTGCTCTCGGCGGGCACCATCCTGGGCGTGGTCCCCAAGCGCCACCTGCCCACCTACAACGAGTTCTACGAGGGGCGCCACTTCGTCGCTGGCACGACCGACGTCGTGGGCATCGACCTCGCGGGCCAGCTCGACGTGCCCTTTGGCATGCGTCAGCTCTTCGCCTGCGAGGAGCTGTCCGAGCTCGTGGTCGCGGTCGAGATCTGCGAGGACCTCTGGGTCCCTGAGCCCCCCTCGATCGCCCACGCCCAGGCCGGGGCCACGCTCGTCTGCAATCTCTCCGCCTCCAACGAGCTCGTGGGCAAGGCGGACTATCGTCGCAGCCTCGTCTGCGGGCAGAGCGCCCGCCTCGTCTGCGGCTACGCTTACGCGAGCTCCGGTGCGGGTGAGTCGACGCAGGACCTGGTCTTCTCGGGTCATGACCTCGTGGCTGAGAACGGCCGTCTGCTCGCGGAGGGGGCGTCGTTTCAGGAGGGCCGCGCCGTCTCCGAGCTCGACGTGCGCCAGCTCGTAGCCGAGCGCCGTCGCATGTCCACCTTCGAGACGGCCGCCAGCGCGGTTCAGCGGGGCTACCACGTGAGTCGCTTCTCGCTGGACGTGCGCGAGACGCGCCTCACGCGCTGGGTAGATCCGCACCCCTTCGTGCCCGCCGACGCCGCGCGCCGCGCGGAGCGCTGCGAGGACGTCCTCGCGATTCAGGCGCATGGCCTGGCCAAGCGCCTCGCGCATACGCACGCGCGCCGCGCGGTGGTGGGCGTCTCGGGCGGGCTCGACTCCACGCTCGCCCTACTCGTGGCCGCACGCGCCTTTGACCTGCTCGACCTTGACCGTTCGGGCATCATCGCCGTGACCATGCCCGGCTTTGGCACCACGGACCGCACGCATGACAACGCCTGCAGCCTCTCCGATGCGCTCGACGTGGACCTGCGCGAGGTCAACATCGCCGACGCCGTGCGCCAGCACTTCTCCGACATCGGCCATGACGAGGCGGTCCACGACGTCACCTACGAGAACGCCCAGGCGCGCGAGCGCACGCAGGTCCTCATGGACCTGGCCAACCAGGAGGGCGGCTTCGTCATCGGCACGGGCGACCTCTCCGAGCTTGCGCTCGGCTGGGCCACCTACAACGGTGACCACATGTCCATGTACGCGGTGAACGCGAGTGTCCCCAAGACCCTCGTGCGCCACCTCGTGCGCTACGTGGCCGACACCTGCGGCGAGGAGGAGACCTCCGAGGTTCTCTACGACGTGCTCGACACCCCCGTCTCCCCGGAGCTTCTGCCCGCCAGCGGCGACGGCACGATCTCGCAGCGCACTGAGGACCTCGTGGGTCCCTACGAGCTGCACGACTTCTTTCTCTATGAGGTTCTGCGCCATGGGGCATCCCCGCGCAAGGTGTATCGCCTGGCGTGCCATGCCCTGGGCCAGATCTACGATGACGAGACCATCCTCTCCTGGCTCAAGGTCTTCTACCGGCGCTTCTTCTCCCAGCAGTTCAAGCGCAGTTGCCTGCCCGACGGTCCCAAGGTGGGCTCCGTGGCGGTGAGCCCGCGCGGCGACCTGCGCATGCCGTCCGATGCCTGCGCCACGCTCTGGCTCGCCGAGCTCGAGGAGCTTTAG
- the tsaD gene encoding tRNA (adenosine(37)-N6)-threonylcarbamoyltransferase complex transferase subunit TsaD yields the protein MSEKDNEPQLVLAVDTSTDMLACAVARWVPATGAVPAVAEVLASKDHLCRRRANVELVTTAMDALAACGHTMKDVDAVLVGRGPGSFTGVRIGIATAKGLACGRGCALYGASALDAMAWSAWDVGVRGKLVVVGDAMRGEVYPGVYALDERGAHRCFAAETVAKADACVAALAESPDASELTLSGNGLLKYRARFEAAGIARFAPEEAWYPTGEGLLRSAAEVASMPQGSPQTGDPAVVLPLYTRLSDAEEAERTRLGLKQPLSVELTGVDDALAGIHLQLRPMTLNDASAVAVLEERVYEGSAHTPWTARLFEEELSQSGRSWWVAHDQGTIVGFAGGVLAGADFEVEEVVVDAPRRREKIASRLVARVAYDAQMLAASTVSLEVDAANEAARSLYEQLGLVQEGIRPDYYGPGHDALILRAALPLAADAGQPERPEPHASIRPWPLTAAPRDAQAQAALAAAGPLVLSIESSCDETAMAVTDSRGVVCASVVATQIDFHARFGGVVPEIASRKHTEAIVGVFEETLARAGAHFGVDTLVASDLAAVGVTAGPGLVGALVVGVAFAKGLCVGADLMLIAVQHLEGHLMANLFDTPDLRPPFVASLVSGGNTMLVHVRAWGDYQVLGTTIDDAVGEAFDKVAKALGLGYPGGPVISRLSAQGSPRAIRFPRAMLHSGDYSFSLSGLKTAVITYIEGENRAGRPINLPDLAASFEAAVIDVQVAKAVRAVEETGVSDFCVGGGVAANASLRAAYRGVFEKRGVRVTVPPFSACGDNAAMIGICALRSYNAGVFSPLTLDANPNAPLGAWTSPAAPVPPIWE from the coding sequence ATGAGCGAGAAGGACAACGAGCCGCAGCTCGTACTAGCCGTAGATACCTCGACCGATATGCTGGCCTGCGCCGTGGCCCGCTGGGTGCCCGCGACGGGAGCGGTTCCCGCCGTCGCCGAGGTCCTGGCTTCGAAGGATCACCTCTGCCGTCGCCGCGCCAACGTGGAGCTCGTCACCACGGCTATGGACGCTCTCGCTGCCTGCGGACACACCATGAAGGACGTGGACGCGGTTCTCGTGGGACGCGGGCCAGGGTCGTTCACGGGCGTGCGCATCGGCATCGCCACGGCAAAGGGCCTGGCCTGCGGCCGTGGCTGCGCCCTCTACGGAGCGTCCGCGCTCGACGCCATGGCGTGGTCGGCCTGGGACGTGGGCGTGCGCGGCAAGCTCGTCGTGGTTGGCGACGCCATGCGCGGCGAGGTCTACCCGGGCGTCTACGCCCTGGACGAGAGGGGCGCGCACCGGTGCTTCGCGGCCGAGACCGTGGCCAAGGCGGACGCCTGCGTGGCCGCGCTCGCCGAGAGCCCCGACGCCTCTGAGCTCACCCTCTCTGGCAACGGCCTGCTCAAGTACCGCGCGCGCTTCGAGGCGGCGGGAATCGCCCGCTTCGCGCCCGAGGAGGCATGGTACCCCACTGGCGAGGGGCTCCTGCGCTCCGCCGCCGAGGTCGCGTCCATGCCTCAGGGCTCCCCCCAGACGGGCGACCCCGCCGTGGTCCTGCCCCTCTACACGCGTCTCTCGGACGCCGAGGAGGCGGAGCGCACCCGCCTGGGGCTCAAGCAGCCCCTCTCCGTCGAGCTCACGGGCGTGGACGACGCGCTCGCGGGCATCCACCTGCAGCTGCGTCCCATGACGCTCAACGACGCCTCCGCCGTGGCAGTCCTAGAGGAACGCGTCTACGAGGGCTCGGCCCACACGCCCTGGACCGCGCGGCTCTTCGAGGAGGAACTCTCCCAGTCGGGCCGCAGCTGGTGGGTCGCCCACGACCAGGGGACAATCGTCGGCTTTGCCGGTGGCGTCCTTGCCGGGGCGGACTTCGAGGTCGAGGAGGTCGTCGTAGACGCGCCGCGTCGCCGCGAGAAGATCGCGAGCCGCCTGGTGGCGCGCGTCGCCTATGACGCGCAGATGCTGGCCGCGAGCACCGTCTCCCTCGAGGTCGACGCCGCGAACGAGGCGGCCCGCAGCCTCTACGAGCAGCTCGGCCTTGTCCAGGAGGGCATCCGCCCCGACTACTACGGGCCCGGCCACGACGCCCTGATCCTGCGCGCCGCGCTGCCGCTCGCGGCCGACGCGGGCCAGCCCGAGCGGCCGGAGCCGCACGCCTCGATTCGCCCGTGGCCCCTCACGGCCGCCCCGCGCGACGCCCAGGCGCAGGCCGCGCTCGCGGCGGCCGGCCCGCTCGTGCTCTCGATCGAGTCCTCCTGTGACGAGACCGCCATGGCCGTCACCGACTCGCGCGGCGTGGTCTGCGCGAGTGTCGTGGCCACCCAGATCGACTTCCACGCGCGCTTTGGCGGCGTCGTGCCCGAGATCGCGAGCCGCAAGCACACCGAGGCCATCGTCGGCGTCTTCGAGGAGACCCTCGCCCGCGCCGGCGCCCACTTTGGGGTGGACACGCTCGTGGCCTCGGACCTGGCGGCGGTGGGTGTGACGGCGGGGCCGGGTCTCGTGGGCGCGCTCGTGGTGGGCGTGGCCTTTGCCAAGGGTCTCTGTGTGGGTGCTGACCTCATGCTCATTGCGGTGCAGCACCTCGAGGGTCACCTCATGGCCAACCTCTTCGACACCCCCGACCTCAGGCCGCCCTTCGTGGCGAGCCTCGTCTCGGGAGGCAACACCATGCTCGTGCACGTCCGCGCATGGGGCGACTACCAGGTCCTGGGCACCACGATCGACGATGCGGTGGGGGAGGCCTTCGACAAGGTCGCCAAGGCGCTCGGCCTGGGATACCCCGGCGGCCCCGTGATCAGCCGCCTCTCGGCCCAGGGCAGCCCGCGCGCCATCCGCTTCCCGCGCGCGATGCTGCACAGCGGCGACTACTCGTTTTCCCTCTCGGGCCTCAAGACGGCCGTCATCACCTACATAGAGGGCGAGAACCGCGCGGGGCGGCCCATCAACCTGCCGGACCTCGCGGCCTCCTTCGAGGCCGCCGTCATTGACGTGCAGGTCGCCAAGGCCGTGCGCGCGGTCGAGGAGACGGGCGTGTCGGACTTCTGCGTCGGCGGCGGCGTGGCGGCCAACGCCTCCCTGCGTGCGGCCTACCGTGGGGTGTTCGAGAAGCGCGGCGTGCGCGTGACGGTTCCGCCCTTCTCGGCCTGCGGGGACAACGCGGCCATGATTGGCATCTGCGCCCTGCGCAGCTATAACGCGGGAGTCTTCTCGCCGCTCACCTTGGACGCCAACCCCAATGCCCCTCTCGGCGCCTGGACCTCCCCGGCCGCCCCCGTTCCGCCCATCTGGGAGTAG
- a CDS encoding amino acid ABC transporter permease: MSSSVSREPAAARRRRRLASLLLDDHRYVLLGTAVVAFCGMLLSSSPRPAMSFLAHAFAVEVILYYLLVAWLVISAVALVNKAVRWKDYATTSPFVRSAVRRALRIGSYVIWGIVLVLVVDRVVMGVASAWAVATTASTRPEKSLESILYLLWQGRQTFVTGAVTTVEIAVFGTVIAFFLALLLVFCRIQVPDRSDNDLVRFLKVTGLDFAKVYSTVVRGTPMMVQAGIIFYGIFGLMRLTTLSVTEINALWSPFLAGLVVVSLNSTAYMMEVLRGGIESVDTGQMEAARSLGLSQWQAMARVVFPQGIKYAIPGLSNELVINIKDSSVLSVIGTFDLMFASRTVAGIYYQNFQANLIAAVVYLVLTMVASALLSRFAQHFNVKSVPVMGTAGHTIKATVEE, translated from the coding sequence ATGAGCTCGTCCGTATCACGCGAGCCTGCGGCCGCGAGAAGGCGGCGCCGCCTGGCGTCGTTGCTGCTTGACGACCACCGCTACGTTCTTCTCGGCACGGCCGTCGTGGCCTTTTGTGGCATGCTGCTCTCGAGCAGCCCCCGTCCCGCGATGAGCTTTCTGGCGCATGCGTTCGCCGTCGAGGTGATTTTGTACTACCTGCTCGTCGCCTGGCTCGTGATCTCGGCCGTGGCGCTTGTTAACAAGGCCGTGCGCTGGAAAGACTACGCCACGACCTCGCCCTTTGTGAGATCTGCCGTCCGTCGCGCGCTGCGCATAGGCAGCTACGTGATCTGGGGCATCGTTCTTGTCCTCGTGGTCGATCGCGTGGTCATGGGCGTTGCCTCCGCATGGGCCGTGGCCACCACGGCGAGCACGCGTCCCGAGAAAAGCCTTGAGAGTATCCTCTACCTCCTGTGGCAGGGGCGTCAGACCTTTGTGACCGGCGCCGTGACCACGGTCGAGATCGCCGTCTTTGGCACCGTCATCGCGTTCTTCCTGGCGCTGCTCCTGGTGTTCTGCCGCATCCAGGTCCCCGACCGCTCCGACAACGATCTCGTGCGCTTCCTCAAGGTCACGGGACTCGACTTTGCCAAGGTCTACAGCACCGTGGTGCGCGGCACGCCCATGATGGTCCAGGCGGGCATCATCTTCTACGGGATCTTCGGCCTGATGCGCCTGACCACGCTCAGCGTCACCGAGATAAACGCCCTCTGGTCACCGTTTCTGGCCGGTCTGGTGGTCGTCTCGCTCAACTCCACGGCCTACATGATGGAGGTCCTGCGCGGCGGCATCGAGTCGGTCGACACGGGGCAGATGGAGGCGGCCCGCTCGCTGGGGCTCTCCCAGTGGCAGGCCATGGCGCGCGTGGTCTTTCCTCAGGGCATCAAGTACGCCATCCCCGGGCTCTCCAACGAGCTCGTCATCAACATCAAGGACTCCTCGGTTCTCTCCGTGATCGGTACCTTTGACCTGATGTTTGCCAGCAGGACCGTGGCTGGCATCTACTATCAGAACTTTCAGGCGAACCTCATTGCCGCCGTTGTCTACCTCGTCTTGACCATGGTGGCCTCGGCGCTGCTCTCGCGCTTCGCCCAGCACTTCAACGTGAAGAGCGTGCCCGTCATGGGCACGGCCGGTCACACCATCAAGGCCACGGTCGAGGAGTAG
- a CDS encoding transporter substrate-binding domain-containing protein, whose amino-acid sequence MTTNVSDMQTELIPCSRRSFLKLSGLTALGVGGMMVLAGCGPAAQDDTTDTGTSDKTGGSSAAEALGDGTTLRVGMEAAYAPYNWQVSAAGDTTIPIDNVDGAFADGYDVQIAKRIAEALGMEPVAVKLSFDGLVNALNNGQIDIICAGMSTTPERAQSADFSDSYLDDDIVLVVRQDSPYASATTLADFAGASVMGQAATLLDDVIDQIPDVNHMTPAETVPLVVENLARGTCDAITFSKMSVPQLLVNYPDFVQPSLTDSFTDSVMPDNAAIAKGQEAVLAKINEAIEAVSADERQQIWTDCMERQPA is encoded by the coding sequence ATGACCACCAATGTTTCTGACATGCAGACAGAGCTCATACCGTGCTCGCGAAGGAGCTTCCTCAAGCTCTCGGGACTTACCGCGTTAGGCGTGGGAGGCATGATGGTTCTTGCCGGGTGTGGCCCGGCCGCACAGGATGACACCACAGACACCGGCACATCCGACAAGACCGGAGGCTCCTCCGCAGCCGAGGCCCTCGGCGACGGCACGACCCTGCGCGTGGGCATGGAAGCCGCCTACGCCCCCTACAACTGGCAGGTCTCGGCCGCCGGCGACACCACCATTCCCATAGACAACGTAGACGGCGCCTTTGCCGACGGCTATGACGTGCAGATCGCCAAGAGGATCGCCGAGGCGCTGGGCATGGAGCCCGTCGCTGTCAAGCTGAGCTTCGACGGCCTGGTGAACGCCCTCAACAACGGCCAGATCGACATCATCTGCGCGGGCATGTCCACCACGCCCGAGCGCGCCCAGTCCGCGGACTTCTCCGACTCCTACCTCGACGACGACATCGTCCTCGTGGTCAGGCAGGACTCCCCCTACGCCTCCGCGACCACGCTGGCAGACTTTGCCGGCGCCTCCGTGATGGGCCAGGCGGCGACCCTGCTCGACGACGTCATCGACCAGATTCCGGACGTCAACCACATGACGCCCGCCGAGACCGTACCCCTGGTGGTCGAGAACCTCGCGCGCGGGACCTGCGACGCCATCACCTTCTCCAAGATGAGCGTCCCGCAGCTCCTGGTGAACTACCCCGACTTCGTTCAGCCCTCGCTCACCGACAGCTTCACCGACTCCGTCATGCCGGACAACGCCGCCATAGCCAAGGGCCAGGAGGCCGTCCTCGCCAAGATCAACGAGGCCATCGAGGCTGTCTCTGCTGACGAGCGCCAGCAGATCTGGACCGACTGCATGGAGCGCCAGCCCGCCTAG
- a CDS encoding uracil-DNA glycosylase yields the protein MSVMHIPGHTHQGPGEVTLPEIRDVMGDCQLCPLGQTRTNLVFGVGNPHARVMFIGEGPGRNEDLQGEPFVGAAGKKLDALLSCAGLTREEIYIANVIKCRPPSNRNPRPEEIEACSPFLREQIRSIWPDVIVCLGNFASQFVLRTQAGVTTLRGRMHQTGHFMVCPTFHPAACIYHSDWQPLLEDDLRMVGQWLAEHPAQGVAR from the coding sequence ATGTCCGTCATGCACATTCCCGGCCATACGCATCAGGGTCCCGGCGAGGTGACGCTTCCCGAGATTCGCGACGTCATGGGTGACTGTCAGCTCTGCCCCCTGGGTCAGACGCGCACGAACCTCGTCTTTGGCGTGGGCAACCCCCATGCGCGCGTGATGTTCATCGGCGAGGGGCCGGGCAGAAACGAGGACCTGCAGGGCGAGCCGTTCGTGGGGGCGGCGGGCAAGAAGCTCGACGCGCTGCTGTCCTGCGCGGGGCTCACGCGCGAGGAGATCTACATCGCCAACGTGATCAAGTGCCGCCCGCCCTCGAATCGCAACCCCCGTCCCGAGGAGATCGAGGCCTGCTCGCCGTTTCTGCGCGAGCAGATTCGCAGCATCTGGCCGGACGTGATCGTGTGCCTGGGCAACTTCGCCTCGCAGTTCGTGCTGCGGACGCAGGCGGGCGTGACCACCCTGCGCGGCCGCATGCATCAGACCGGCCACTTTATGGTGTGCCCGACCTTCCATCCGGCTGCCTGCATCTATCACTCCGACTGGCAGCCGCTGCTCGAGGACGACCTGCGCATGGTGGGCCAGTGGCTCGCCGAGCACCCGGCGCAGGGGGTGGCACGATGA